Part of the Heliomicrobium gestii genome is shown below.
GTCCGTGTTGCCGATCCGGAGATGCCGGGGGCTTGGAAACCGGTTACCGTCCAGCGGGAAGGCACGATGACCAGCGAAAACCTGCCCTCGCCGTTTTTAACGGTCCATGCCGGTGAAAACCAGGCGCTGAACTCCGTTTTTCTGGTTGCTGATGCGGAGGGGCCGCAAGCGGTCCACGTAGGCAGTCGCATCACACTGACACTGCCCGTGGGTGTCGAGTACATGCAGATCCCTACCGCGGAAACACTGGACAGTTATGTGGCCTACCCGTCAATGCTCAACTGGTTTGCCAATTCCATCTTCCCGGAAGGTGATCAGCCGGCCTTGCGCTTTGTTGCGGCGACGCCTCGCTCCTTGACGGTGGAAATCGCCCACATGCGCTCCAAAGGGATGCCCTTTGTGGAATTTGTCTTCTATGCAAAGGATCGGAGCATGGTGCGCATCTCCCCGGCGGTGTCTTGGTCGCAGAAAAAAGGCGATGGCGCTGACACGATGACCCGCCAGGAGTTTTTCACTTATTATATCGATGTGGCGCCGTCGCTCAAAGGGATCGAGGAACGCGTCAAAGGAGAGGAATCGGACCTGTTGCGCCCCTTTGGCGACGCGCAGAAAGTGGAGCCGGAGCTGCGTGGCCGCGTCGCTGGGCTCGTCAAGGAAAATCTGGTGATTGGCCGTCCCGGGAAGCAACTGGCCCCCGATGCGCCGATCACCCGGGCCGAGGCAGTCACCCTGGTGACACGGGAACAGCAGTGGGACACCCCCGCTTCCCCTGCTTTTGCCGACCTGGAGACCTCCTGGGCCTTGGGGCCGATCAGCGCCGCCGGCGCCAAGGGGCTTGTCAAGGGATATCCCGATGGCGCCTTCTGCCCTGAGCAGCCCCTCAGTTGGGAAGAAGCAGTGCTTCTGCTCGGACGGGTTTACGACAGCAACCTGTCCCGACGGAAATAACATTTCGGCCGAAATGGCAGTCAAGAGCAATCACGCAAGGAACCCCGTTCCCCTCTCCTTTTTAGCGAGGGAAACGGGGTTCCTTCTTTTTTATCCTAGGAAATTTCGAAGGCCATCTCCATCAATCCCTGGTATTGCTGTCAGCGTACCAAGGGGTTTGGCAGATCATCTTCTTAACGCCATTTTTTCGATGGTGTAACAATTGGTTTTTTCTGCTCCACCCAGCAAAAGGCAAATGATTCCGAACGTTTTTTTGCGTATTTCTCATGACAAGGCGACCTTCTGTTCGTATAATAGAACTGATGTTCCGAGAATATATGTTCTAAAAGGAGGGATCGCCTTGGATGAACGCACCCACGCTTTTTTCACCCAGAACCGGCTCTGGCAGGGTTCGCGCATGATCCTGCCGGAACACCGGGCCGGCGCCGTTGAGAAAATCCGGGAAGCGGCTCGCTCCATGCCGCTCCCCTGCCCCACCCAGGAATACCTGGAGGAGATCCAGGCGTTGGTCTTGGACGCTTGCGCCCGAGGTCGCGCCATCACCTTGCTCATCAACCGTGAGGGCCGGCTGGAGAAGCTCACCGGCATTCCCTTGCATGTGGGGCAGCCGCCGGGCCTGTTGCGCTGGCGCCGCGCAGGGTCGACGGAAAGCTTGCCCATCAACGCCATCGTAGGGGTGGAAGAGCCATGAACGGCGAGCCCACGGTCCTCCTGGCGGACATGAACTCTTTTTACGCCAGCGTGGAGGTGGCCCACAACCCCGCATTGCGGGAACAGCCGGTGCTGGTTTGCGGTGATCCGGAACGGCGCCACGGCATCATCCTGGCCGCTTCCCGCCAGGCCAAGAGCCGCGGCGTGAAGACGGCCATGACCGTCGGCGAAGCGCGAGCCATCTGCCCCGATGCCGTCTGTGTGCGCCCGCGCATGAGCCTCTACATGGAGGTATCCTGGCAGATCCAACAGATCGCCCGCACCCTTTCGCCGCTCGTGGAGCCCTACAGCGTCGACGAACTGTTCATCGACGTGCGGGGCGCCGAACACATCTGGGGCGGCGCCGTCCAGGCCGCCCGGGTTTTCCGGCAAAAAGTCTGGGAGACGGTCAAGGTCCCCTGCTCGATCGGCATCGGCCCCAATAAGTTTTTGGCCAAAATGGCCTGTGATATAGAGGCGAAAAAAAGCCCCTCCGGCGTCGCCCTGTGGCGGGAGGAGCATGTGGAAGCAAAACTGCATCCCCTGCCGACAGGGAAGATGTTCATGGTCGGGTCGCGGATGGAGCGGCATTTTCGCGACATGGGCCTGCTCACCATCGGCGAACTGGCCCATTACCCGCCCCACTACCTGACACGGCGCTTCGGTCTTCGCGGCCATGTCTACCACAATCTGGCCTGGGGGCGCGATCCCTCGCCGGTTTGTTCAAACTCCTTCGAACAGGTCAAAAGCGTCGGTCACTCGATCACCCTGCCCCGGGACTATCACCGCAGCGAGGACATTGAGTTGATCCTGTTGGAATTGACAGACGAGGTCTGCCGGCGAGCGCGCAAACTAGGCAAAGCCGGCAAAACCGTCTCGGTCGGCCTGCGCGCCTATGATCTGACTCGAGGGTTCTATCGCCAGACCGCCTTGGCCTGCCCGTCAAACCTGTCCGGGCCGGTCTTTGAAAAGGCGCAAGTCCTTTTTCGCCGCTACTGGGACGGCCGTCCGGTTCGCACGGTCACAGTGGATCTCAGCGGCCTTGAAGAAGATGGCGCCCTCCAGCAGGAACTGTTCCGGGACATGGACCGGCAGGATCGGGTGAGCCGCACCATGGATCACATCCGCGACGCCCTGGGAACGACCGCCGTCGTCCGCGCCTCTTCCCTCCTGCCGGCCGGCCAGGCTCAGGACCGCGCTCTCAAGATCGGCGGCCATTATCGATAACAACTATCCTGCGGCGCCAACCGGGTCTTCCAGTTCCCGCCAGCCCTGGTTCCGCATCCGGAACTGGATCGAACCGTCGTAGTCATTGATCTCGGGCAAACCGAGGAGGGCTAAGGGGCCTGCGGGGTTTGCCGCGCGGAAATCTTCGGCCTGATTAAAGCCGATGGCTGTCACACCCTGACCACTGAGGCGGAGATGATTGCGTTCGCGGCCCAGAAAACGGACTTGCTCAGGCTGAAAAGGCTGCAGGAGAAAGGTAGGCCGGGGAAAGCCGGCGCCATAGGGGGCAAAGCCCTCGATCTGCGCCACCAACGCCCCGTCGATCTCGTCAGGGCGCAGCACATAGTCGATGTCCACGGTAGAGACAAAGAGCTCTGCCGGCGCTTGTCGGACCGCCGCGTCCAGGCGCCGGCGCAGGGCGGGCAGGTTTTCCTTGGCCAGGGAGCAGCCTGCGGCCATCTCATGACCGCCGCCCTTGAGCAACAGGTCAGCGCAGTCGTCGATAAGATGAGCCTTGACGGAGAAACCCTTGACGCTGCGAACGGATCCCTTCAGAATCCCCGTCTCCGGGCTGTCCGTCAGCACCAGTACCGGCCGCTGATAGGCCTCCTTGAGCCGGGAAGCGATAAGCCCCACAATCCCCTCGTGGAAGGCGGGGTCATAGACGACGATGAAGCCGTCCTCCCCCTCCCGCTGGGCCTGTTCAAAGGCCGTCTCGGTCTGATGGCGGGTCAGTTCCTGCCGTTCCTCGTTGACCTTCCGCAGTTGGGCCGCCAATCCAGCGGCTCGGCGGCGATCGGTGGTCAGCAGGAGTTCCACCGCCGCCGTCGGCACACCGTCGATGCGACCGGTGGCATTGAGCATAGGGCCAAAGATGAAACCAAGGTGGTAGTGCGCATTTACCTCCCCCTTGAGATCGGCCGCTTCTTTGATCGCCAGCAAGCCCGTTCGCGTGCGATCGCCCCAGTTGATCAGCTTCAACCCGTTTTTGATAAAAACGCGGTTTTCCCCGGTCACTGGCATCACGTCGGCGACCGTGCCGAGGGCGACGAGGTCGAGGGAACGCAAGATCTCGCGCGGCTTCCCTGCTGCGTGGAACAGGAGCTGCATCACCTTAAAGGCCACGCCGACGCCAGCCAGGTGTTTGTCGGGGTAGGCGCAACCAGGTTGTTTCGGATTGACGATGGCATCTGCCAGCGGCAGTTCTTCACCCGGTTCATGGTGGTCGGTGACAACGACCTGCATCCCCAACTCCCGCGCGCGGCGGACGGCGTCGACGGCGCTGATCCCGTTATCAACAGAGATGATCAAGCGAGGTGTTCCACGCCGGGCGATCTCTTCAACACCGAGGGGGTGCATGCCGAATCCCTCTACAAAGCGGCTGTTGATGTACCAGTCTACGGCGGCGCCCAGCTTGGTCAGACTCTCCACCAGCAGCGCCGTCCCTGTGACGCCGTCACAGTCATAGTCGCCGTAAACGGTGATGGGGAGCCCGCCACGGATGGCATCGCCGATGATCGCCGCCGCCTCGGCAGCGCCCTTCAGCAGCAAGGGATCGTGCATGTCCTCGATGCCGGAGCGGACAAAGCGCTCCGCTTCCGCAGGCCCGATCCCCCGCCGAGCCAACAAGGCCGACTGAAAAGGGCTATATCCAGGATAAAAAGGTATCTGTTGCGTTGATGGGAAGTTCCACCGCATGGGCCGCCTCCGGTCTGCTCTCTCGATGCGATTATTTTTATCAGTATGAGATAGGCGATTGAACGATAGATGAACTTTTTTAACGGATGATTATTTTAGCGGATGCTCTTTTCCATGCGCACATGCCAAATGCCGGCTTCAAGAAAGGGCTCCGGGGAAAGCGCGGTGTACCCCAGCTTTTCATAGAATCCTTGCGCCTGGATCTGGGCATTGAGGAGGCACCGTCGGTAACCGAGGCGAAGGGCCTCCTCTTCCAGCGCCTTCATGATCGCGCGCCCCAGTCCCCCAGTTCGAAACCCCTTGCAAACGGCCACACGTTGCACTTTTATCGTTGTCTCGTCATAGGGCGTTAGTCTGCCCGTCGCCGCCGGTTCTCCCTGCAACGTCAGCAGGATGTGACGACATTCCGCCGGCGAACGGTCAAATCCATCCACTTCTAACGACTCAGGCACCCCCTGTTCCCCGACGAAAACATCTCGGCGAATCTTCAAGCATTGCTCCAACTGGCACACCGTAGTGACAGTGATGATTTCCACCTGCGCCATCACTCCCGCGTATTTCAATATCTTTTTTAAGCAAAAAGACAACCTCAAATAGAAAAGCCCGGCGCGACTTCGCCAGGCCTTGGAATCAAATCGACAGCCTTTCAGGCTGAATGGCCAGGTGCCTTTTTGCAACAATTGCAGGTTTCCAGCGGGATCAACAGCGCCAACTCGCCGGGACGGATTTCCACTGTCTCTCCCGATAAAACCTGACTGGGCTCACTAAGAGGAGTGCAGAATCCCCGGTTCCCCTCTAAAAAGATGGCCATATGGGTGATCCCGCCCCAAGATGCCGTGGCTTCCGGGAAAATCACCGACTCGGCGTTGCGGGCCATATAACCGTCACCGGTCCGGACAAGCTGGAAAGTGACGGGTTGACGGGCATACCCACCGCCAGACACCTCCACCTGTACATCCATCTCATAAGAGCCGTAATAGGACTTTGCGAGGACGGGATCAGCGGTAAAAAGGGCCACCTTGTATTCCTGTATCAACGATTCTCACCTCTTAGAACGACTGTCCGAAACGATCCTATCACGATCAGCGCTATCGGGCTCTATCGGCAGCCCGTAGAGTCGCCGATCCTTCCATTACTTTTGATTAAATCCAAAGTTAACGTCAATATGCATCCCGTCCACCAGGTACTCAATCGTCAAAAAACGAGTGCTGCTGATGGTGATGGTCGAACCCTGTCCCAAAATAATGGTTGGTGGCGAGATATCGATCGTAATCGCCCCTTTTTCCAAGGTCATGGCCGCGTTCGCTGTCAGCATATTGACCAGTTCCGATACGGCGCTCTGGGCTAGCGCATCAAAGGTATCGACCGGCATCCCGCCCATCATCGTCGAAGCGATTTTTTTGGCCACTTCTTCGGTAAAGTTGTAGGCGATATTCCCTGCCACGTCGCCTGTCGTGCCGATGAGACCAAGTACGCCCTTCCCGGCCACGAAACGTTCGCCCACAGAAAGCTTCCCCCGGGTGATCTGCTGAAAGCCGAGCATAGGCAGCACATTGTGAAGAGCTTCCACAAAAGGCTCAATGTGTTTAACGTCCACCGGAGGCACCTCCAAAACCGACCAGCAGGTTCCATGGACCTTCTCCGGTCTGCGCTGTTGTTCGGAAGCCGATCATTTTTGGATTGATGATCCCCACCTTGCCGCAAAGGATGCTCGGGGAAGTAAGTCGGAGATTGCCCCCGCCGATGCGATCATTGATGCGTGAAACGCCGTGACCGGCAATAATGTTGCCGATCTCAGCAACGGCGTAACGCATCTCCTGATCATCCACACTGTCCTTGCGCAGGATCCGGCACGCCGTTGCCAGGGCCGTTTCTGGCGCGCAATCCAGGATCATTTTACCCGCCCGATCGCCGGTGATACCGATCACCACAGCGATGCCCAGGGAGGCATATTCAGCCTCTTGTTCGGATAGCTCCGAAAGAGTGACCGAGGCGGACAACAACGTCGCGAGGCTATCCTGTAAAGCTTGTCGGAAGACTTCAGCGAAAACGTGAGCGT
Proteins encoded:
- a CDS encoding S-layer homology domain-containing protein, translated to MRKPLFLLAAWTLLSFGAGMAEASDISVRVADPEMPGAWKPVTVQREGTMTSENLPSPFLTVHAGENQALNSVFLVADAEGPQAVHVGSRITLTLPVGVEYMQIPTAETLDSYVAYPSMLNWFANSIFPEGDQPALRFVAATPRSLTVEIAHMRSKGMPFVEFVFYAKDRSMVRISPAVSWSQKKGDGADTMTRQEFFTYYIDVAPSLKGIEERVKGEESDLLRPFGDAQKVEPELRGRVAGLVKENLVIGRPGKQLAPDAPITRAEAVTLVTREQQWDTPASPAFADLETSWALGPISAAGAKGLVKGYPDGAFCPEQPLSWEEAVLLLGRVYDSNLSRRK
- a CDS encoding phage tail fiber protein — encoded protein: MIQEYKVALFTADPVLAKSYYGSYEMDVQVEVSGGGYARQPVTFQLVRTGDGYMARNAESVIFPEATASWGGITHMAIFLEGNRGFCTPLSEPSQVLSGETVEIRPGELALLIPLETCNCCKKAPGHSA
- a CDS encoding YolD-like family protein, translating into MDERTHAFFTQNRLWQGSRMILPEHRAGAVEKIREAARSMPLPCPTQEYLEEIQALVLDACARGRAITLLINREGRLEKLTGIPLHVGQPPGLLRWRRAGSTESLPINAIVGVEEP
- a CDS encoding GNAT family N-acetyltransferase encodes the protein MEIITVTTVCQLEQCLKIRRDVFVGEQGVPESLEVDGFDRSPAECRHILLTLQGEPAATGRLTPYDETTIKVQRVAVCKGFRTGGLGRAIMKALEEEALRLGYRRCLLNAQIQAQGFYEKLGYTALSPEPFLEAGIWHVRMEKSIR
- the recJ gene encoding single-stranded-DNA-specific exonuclease RecJ encodes the protein MRWNFPSTQQIPFYPGYSPFQSALLARRGIGPAEAERFVRSGIEDMHDPLLLKGAAEAAAIIGDAIRGGLPITVYGDYDCDGVTGTALLVESLTKLGAAVDWYINSRFVEGFGMHPLGVEEIARRGTPRLIISVDNGISAVDAVRRARELGMQVVVTDHHEPGEELPLADAIVNPKQPGCAYPDKHLAGVGVAFKVMQLLFHAAGKPREILRSLDLVALGTVADVMPVTGENRVFIKNGLKLINWGDRTRTGLLAIKEAADLKGEVNAHYHLGFIFGPMLNATGRIDGVPTAAVELLLTTDRRRAAGLAAQLRKVNEERQELTRHQTETAFEQAQREGEDGFIVVYDPAFHEGIVGLIASRLKEAYQRPVLVLTDSPETGILKGSVRSVKGFSVKAHLIDDCADLLLKGGGHEMAAGCSLAKENLPALRRRLDAAVRQAPAELFVSTVDIDYVLRPDEIDGALVAQIEGFAPYGAGFPRPTFLLQPFQPEQVRFLGRERNHLRLSGQGVTAIGFNQAEDFRAANPAGPLALLGLPEINDYDGSIQFRMRNQGWRELEDPVGAAG
- a CDS encoding DNA polymerase IV yields the protein MNGEPTVLLADMNSFYASVEVAHNPALREQPVLVCGDPERRHGIILAASRQAKSRGVKTAMTVGEARAICPDAVCVRPRMSLYMEVSWQIQQIARTLSPLVEPYSVDELFIDVRGAEHIWGGAVQAARVFRQKVWETVKVPCSIGIGPNKFLAKMACDIEAKKSPSGVALWREEHVEAKLHPLPTGKMFMVGSRMERHFRDMGLLTIGELAHYPPHYLTRRFGLRGHVYHNLAWGRDPSPVCSNSFEQVKSVGHSITLPRDYHRSEDIELILLELTDEVCRRARKLGKAGKTVSVGLRAYDLTRGFYRQTALACPSNLSGPVFEKAQVLFRRYWDGRPVRTVTVDLSGLEEDGALQQELFRDMDRQDRVSRTMDHIRDALGTTAVVRASSLLPAGQAQDRALKIGGHYR
- a CDS encoding chemotaxis protein CheX — protein: MDVKHIEPFVEALHNVLPMLGFQQITRGKLSVGERFVAGKGVLGLIGTTGDVAGNIAYNFTEEVAKKIASTMMGGMPVDTFDALAQSAVSELVNMLTANAAMTLEKGAITIDISPPTIILGQGSTITISSTRFLTIEYLVDGMHIDVNFGFNQK
- a CDS encoding response regulator, with protein sequence MSQDKYKILIVDDSPFSQSIIKNSLQEEHFHVIGMASTGYEGIQRYRELKPQLVTMDITMPDMDGLECVRRILDIDPDAKIVMISSMRDLDLIKRAHALGIAHFLQKPFPPEELNRLALNILRKREQTQQDAHVFAEVFRQALQDSLATLLSASVTLSELSEQEAEYASLGIAVVIGITGDRAGKMILDCAPETALATACRILRKDSVDDQEMRYAVAEIGNIIAGHGVSRINDRIGGGNLRLTSPSILCGKVGIINPKMIGFRTTAQTGEGPWNLLVGFGGASGGR